One window of Cellulomonas shaoxiangyii genomic DNA carries:
- a CDS encoding alkene reductase: MSVAFTPGRIGGRTTRNRVVMAPMTRSRAYGPGNSPTELMATYYAQRASAGLVVTEGTQPSPAGQGYVDTPGLHSDEQVAGWRRVTDAVHARGGLIYAQLMHTGRVGHPDITGRTPVGPSAVRAAGVVHTRSGPQEMVVPEVLDAAGIARTVEDFASAASRAVEAGFDGVELHGANGYLLHQFLSTNANRRTDAWGGDVVGRTRLTLDVAGAAADAIGADRVGLRISPTNPLNDIEEEGHRATYTHLVEALDPLGLAYLHLVEASDVELTGLLRARWSGSLVLNPWTPGRMTGPEDLERLDRGDADLLAFGGLFLANADLPERLRRGGPFNAPDFARAYGGDGAGYTDYPTLAPAPDVDDVAVGA, translated from the coding sequence ATGTCCGTCGCGTTCACCCCCGGCCGCATCGGCGGCCGCACCACGCGCAACCGCGTCGTCATGGCGCCGATGACGCGCAGCCGGGCGTACGGCCCCGGCAACAGCCCCACCGAGCTCATGGCCACCTACTACGCGCAGCGCGCGTCCGCCGGCCTCGTCGTGACCGAGGGCACCCAGCCCTCGCCCGCCGGGCAGGGCTACGTCGACACGCCGGGCCTGCACTCGGACGAGCAGGTCGCCGGCTGGCGCCGCGTCACCGACGCCGTGCACGCGCGCGGCGGCCTGATCTACGCCCAGCTCATGCACACGGGGCGGGTCGGCCACCCCGACATCACCGGACGCACGCCCGTCGGCCCGTCCGCCGTGCGCGCCGCCGGCGTGGTCCACACCCGCAGCGGACCGCAGGAGATGGTCGTCCCCGAGGTGCTCGACGCGGCCGGGATCGCGCGCACCGTCGAGGACTTCGCGTCCGCCGCGTCCCGTGCCGTCGAGGCCGGGTTCGACGGCGTCGAGCTGCACGGCGCGAACGGCTACCTGCTGCACCAGTTCCTGTCCACCAACGCCAACCGACGCACCGACGCGTGGGGCGGGGACGTCGTGGGCCGCACGCGGCTGACCCTCGACGTGGCCGGCGCCGCCGCCGACGCGATCGGCGCCGACCGGGTCGGCCTGCGCATCTCCCCGACCAACCCGCTCAACGACATCGAGGAGGAGGGGCACCGCGCCACGTACACGCACCTCGTCGAGGCGCTCGACCCGCTCGGCCTCGCGTACCTGCACCTCGTCGAGGCGTCCGACGTCGAGCTGACCGGACTGCTGCGCGCCCGCTGGTCCGGGTCGCTGGTCCTGAACCCGTGGACGCCCGGCCGCATGACCGGCCCCGAGGACCTCGAGCGGCTCGACCGGGGCGACGCGGACCTGCTCGCGTTCGGCGGGCTGTTCCTCGCCAACGCGGACCTGCCGGAGCGCCTGCGCCGCGGCGGTCCGTTCAACGCCCCCGACTTCGCCCGCGCCTACGGCGGGGACGGCGCGGGGTACACCGACTACCCGACGCTCGCCCCGGCCCCCGACGTCGACGACGTGGCGGTCGGGGCATGA
- a CDS encoding NADP-dependent oxidoreductase: MSAVAHDGAAPVTVRAVVLEEFGGPEVLRLATTTVPAPGPGQVRVHVEAAAVNGFDGKVRAGVLRDVVPVAPPTVLGLEVAGTVDAVGAGVTGVAVGDRVAGWTDPPGGGYAEQALLRTFARVPEGLDAVRAVTVPVAGETAARVLRRLGVRAGETLLVLGASGAVGEVTVQLAVAAGARVVGTASPRHHDRVRAAGAVPVAHGDGWADRVRALAPQGVDAVLDAAGRGGLVDAVALAGGPDRVVTIADGRGPGLGVEFSDRAEPSVDALADQLVRVADGRLVTTVGAVLPLADAPAAHALVDGGHPGGKVVLVP; the protein is encoded by the coding sequence ATGAGCGCCGTCGCGCACGACGGCGCGGCGCCGGTGACGGTCCGCGCGGTCGTCCTCGAGGAGTTCGGCGGTCCGGAGGTGCTGCGCCTCGCGACGACGACGGTGCCCGCACCCGGCCCGGGGCAGGTGCGCGTGCACGTCGAGGCGGCGGCGGTGAACGGGTTCGACGGGAAGGTGCGCGCCGGCGTGCTGCGGGACGTCGTCCCGGTCGCGCCGCCCACCGTGCTGGGGCTCGAGGTCGCGGGGACGGTGGACGCGGTCGGCGCGGGCGTCACGGGTGTCGCCGTGGGCGACCGGGTCGCCGGCTGGACGGACCCGCCCGGAGGCGGGTACGCCGAGCAGGCGCTCCTGCGGACGTTCGCCCGGGTGCCCGAGGGCCTCGACGCCGTGCGGGCCGTGACCGTGCCCGTCGCGGGGGAGACCGCGGCGCGCGTGCTGCGCCGGCTCGGGGTGCGCGCCGGCGAGACGCTGCTCGTGCTCGGAGCGAGCGGTGCGGTCGGGGAGGTGACGGTGCAGCTCGCCGTCGCGGCGGGCGCACGCGTGGTGGGGACCGCGTCGCCGCGCCACCACGACCGCGTGCGTGCCGCCGGCGCCGTGCCGGTCGCGCACGGCGACGGCTGGGCCGACCGCGTGCGGGCGCTCGCCCCGCAGGGGGTCGACGCCGTCCTCGACGCGGCCGGGCGCGGCGGGCTGGTGGACGCGGTCGCGCTCGCGGGCGGCCCCGACCGCGTCGTGACGATCGCCGACGGACGCGGCCCCGGGTTGGGGGTGGAGTTCAGCGACCGCGCGGAGCCGTCGGTCGACGCGCTCGCCGACCAGCTGGTGCGCGTCGCCGACGGCCGCCTGGTGACCACCGTCGGCGCGGTGCTGCCGCTCGCCGACGCGCCCGCCGCGCACGCGCTCGTCGACGGCGGCCACCCTGGCGGCAAGGTCGTCCTCGTGCCGTGA
- a CDS encoding GntR family transcriptional regulator, whose protein sequence is MFDGRDPVYLQIADQIRQDVLAGDLAAEEQVMSTTQYATTFRINPATAAKAFNQLVDEGVLYKRRGVGMFVAPGARERLLAESRESFFTDTVDPVADAARVLGIPLEDVVARLRERAAHLDVTAPTTDTEAAR, encoded by the coding sequence GTGTTCGACGGTCGTGACCCCGTGTACCTGCAGATCGCCGACCAGATCCGTCAGGACGTCCTCGCCGGCGACCTCGCGGCCGAGGAGCAGGTCATGTCCACCACGCAGTACGCGACGACGTTCCGGATCAACCCGGCTACCGCCGCCAAGGCCTTCAACCAGCTCGTCGACGAGGGCGTCCTCTACAAGCGCCGCGGGGTCGGCATGTTCGTCGCACCGGGCGCCCGCGAGCGCCTCCTCGCCGAGAGCCGCGAGTCGTTCTTCACCGACACCGTCGACCCCGTCGCCGACGCGGCGCGGGTGCTCGGCATCCCGCTCGAGGACGTCGTCGCCCGCCTGCGCGAGCGCGCCGCCCACCTCGACGTCACCGCCCCCACGACCGACACGGAGGCCGCACGATGA
- a CDS encoding ATP-binding cassette domain-containing protein translates to MTATSPGYGVSLRGVTQRFGDVVALDDVDLEIRPGTITGLLGRNGSGKTTLGALVAAFRRPTSGQVLVDGEDPWENERTAPGVCLVRESGDVLDDDRLRDNLEFFAGARPTFDRAFAAELMDLFELDPKSKPSKLSRGKKSAFGITIGLAGRAPLTVLDEVHLGLDAPSRYAFYDALLADYLAHPRTIVLSSHLIEEIERLIEDVVVLDRGSVLIRQDADSLRAEGVSVTGPVDAVEAFVAGRTVLGTQRLGRTAQVTVRGVLTDADVAQARTAGLELGPVPLQDLFVHLTDPRRRGDLASGRTGSAVLP, encoded by the coding sequence ATGACCGCCACCAGCCCCGGCTACGGCGTCAGCCTGCGCGGGGTCACCCAGCGCTTCGGCGACGTCGTCGCGCTCGACGACGTCGACCTCGAGATCCGTCCCGGCACGATCACCGGGCTGCTCGGCCGCAACGGCTCGGGCAAGACCACCCTCGGCGCGCTCGTCGCCGCGTTCCGCCGGCCGACGTCGGGCCAGGTGCTCGTCGACGGCGAGGACCCGTGGGAGAACGAGCGCACCGCCCCGGGCGTCTGCCTCGTCCGCGAGTCGGGCGACGTGCTGGACGACGACCGGCTGCGCGACAACCTCGAGTTCTTCGCCGGTGCGCGCCCCACGTTCGACCGCGCGTTCGCCGCCGAGCTGATGGACCTGTTCGAGCTCGACCCGAAGAGCAAGCCGAGCAAGCTGTCGCGCGGCAAGAAGTCGGCCTTCGGCATCACGATCGGCCTGGCCGGCCGGGCGCCGCTGACCGTGCTGGACGAGGTGCACCTCGGCCTCGACGCGCCGAGCCGGTACGCGTTCTACGACGCGCTGCTCGCCGACTACCTCGCCCATCCGCGCACGATCGTGCTGTCGAGCCACCTCATCGAGGAGATCGAGCGGCTGATCGAGGACGTCGTCGTGCTGGACCGCGGCAGCGTCCTGATCCGCCAGGACGCGGACTCGCTGCGCGCCGAGGGCGTGTCCGTCACCGGTCCCGTCGACGCGGTCGAGGCCTTCGTCGCCGGCCGCACGGTGCTCGGCACGCAGCGCCTGGGGCGCACGGCGCAGGTGACCGTGCGCGGCGTGCTCACGGACGCCGACGTCGCGCAGGCGCGGACGGCCGGGCTGGAGCTCGGGCCCGTGCCGCTGCAGGACCTGTTCGTGCACCTCACCGACCCACGCCGGCGCGGTGACCTCGCGTCCGGCCGCACCGGCAGCGCGGTCCTGCCGTGA
- a CDS encoding ABC transporter ATP-binding protein, protein MSTPVVQAERLRKAYGSTVAVADVSLTVERGEIYGILGRNGAGKTTTVEMLAGLRTPDAGTVRVLGLDPTRDATALHERVGLQLQESALPDRLRVREALDLYASFYARPADPADLLDLLGLTAKAGTAFKDLSGGQKQRLSVALALVGRPEVAILDELTTGLDPHARRETWAVVEAIRSAGVTIVLVTHLMEEAERLCDRIALIASGRVSAVGTPEQIVALAHGEQVLRVRPDGAVTDDVLLGALAGVPGVRDASVDDRTLVVRGGGTLVQDVLVALDRHGVRTSDVRLDRASLEDAFVSLTGDGPGTAADARPSVPASASEV, encoded by the coding sequence ATGAGCACCCCAGTCGTCCAGGCCGAGCGCCTGCGCAAGGCGTACGGCAGCACCGTCGCCGTCGCCGACGTCAGCCTCACCGTCGAGCGCGGCGAGATCTACGGCATCCTCGGCCGCAACGGCGCCGGCAAGACCACCACCGTCGAGATGCTCGCCGGGCTGCGCACCCCGGACGCCGGCACGGTCCGCGTCCTCGGGCTGGACCCGACGCGCGACGCCACCGCGCTGCACGAGCGCGTCGGGCTGCAGCTCCAGGAGAGCGCGCTGCCCGACCGGCTGCGCGTGCGCGAGGCGCTCGACCTGTACGCGTCCTTCTACGCCCGTCCCGCGGACCCCGCGGACCTGCTCGACCTGCTCGGGCTCACCGCCAAGGCGGGCACCGCGTTCAAGGACCTGTCCGGCGGGCAGAAGCAGCGCCTGTCGGTCGCGCTCGCGCTCGTGGGCCGGCCCGAGGTCGCGATCCTCGACGAGCTGACGACGGGCCTCGACCCGCACGCGCGCCGCGAGACGTGGGCGGTCGTCGAGGCGATCCGGTCCGCGGGCGTGACGATCGTGCTGGTCACGCACCTGATGGAGGAGGCCGAGCGGCTCTGCGACCGCATCGCCCTCATCGCGTCGGGGCGCGTCAGCGCGGTCGGCACGCCCGAGCAGATCGTCGCGCTCGCGCACGGCGAGCAGGTGCTGCGGGTGCGCCCCGACGGCGCGGTGACCGACGACGTCCTGCTGGGTGCCCTCGCGGGCGTGCCCGGCGTGCGGGACGCGTCGGTCGACGACCGCACGCTCGTCGTCCGCGGCGGCGGGACGCTCGTGCAGGACGTGCTGGTCGCCCTCGACCGGCACGGCGTGCGCACGTCCGACGTCCGCCTCGACCGCGCGTCGCTCGAGGACGCGTTCGTCTCCCTCACCGGCGACGGGCCCGGTACCGCCGCCGACGCCCGTCCGTCCGTCCCCGCGTCCGCCTCGGAGGTGTGA
- a CDS encoding ABC transporter permease, translating into MTTTPTTPMTPTTPAPTRRGAVLARMTAVEGRLLVRDPSVLFFALLFPATVLTVLGLVMPWADEPYDTSDPLLARITAITGYTPIVLSMAVATVALSTFPSIVATYRQRGVLRRLSTTPVGPYRLLVAQVLVNLATLLAAAALAVTAGAVVLGISLPVQPLLVLGVFALAVLSSFALGSLVAALAPTAAAANGWGMTLYFVSLFFAGVWLPLPVMPQVVQDIAAYTPLGAASQAMTAAWVGQPFPTTQVLVMAAWALIATPVAVRLFRWT; encoded by the coding sequence ATGACCACGACCCCCACGACCCCCATGACCCCCACGACCCCCGCGCCGACCCGCCGCGGTGCCGTCCTCGCCCGCATGACCGCGGTCGAGGGCCGCCTGCTGGTCCGCGACCCGTCGGTCCTGTTCTTCGCCCTGCTCTTCCCCGCGACCGTCCTCACGGTGCTCGGCCTCGTCATGCCGTGGGCCGACGAGCCGTACGACACGTCCGACCCGCTGCTGGCGCGGATCACGGCCATCACCGGCTACACGCCGATCGTCCTGAGCATGGCCGTCGCGACGGTCGCGCTGTCGACGTTCCCGTCGATCGTGGCGACGTACCGCCAGCGCGGCGTCCTGCGGCGCCTGTCGACCACGCCGGTGGGGCCCTACCGGCTGCTGGTCGCGCAGGTGCTGGTCAACCTCGCGACCCTGCTCGCCGCCGCGGCGCTCGCGGTCACCGCGGGTGCGGTCGTCCTCGGCATCAGCCTGCCGGTGCAGCCGCTGCTGGTGCTGGGCGTGTTCGCGCTCGCCGTGCTGTCGTCGTTCGCCCTCGGCTCGCTCGTCGCCGCGCTCGCGCCGACGGCGGCGGCCGCCAACGGGTGGGGCATGACGCTCTACTTCGTGTCCCTGTTCTTCGCCGGCGTGTGGCTGCCGCTGCCGGTCATGCCGCAGGTCGTGCAGGACATCGCCGCGTACACCCCGCTCGGCGCCGCGTCGCAGGCGATGACCGCGGCGTGGGTGGGCCAGCCGTTCCCCACCACGCAGGTCCTCGTCATGGCCGCGTGGGCGCTGATCGCCACGCCGGTCGCGGTGCGGCTGTTCCGCTGGACGTGA
- a CDS encoding glycoside hydrolase family 48 protein, whose product MSSSTRRRAVRTAWAVLTATSLVGIAGVQSAIALAGPTAQNAPVAAAAAPADSEYAQRFLEQYEKIKDPANGYFSPQGIPYHAVETLMVEAPDYGHMTTSEAYSYWLWLEALYGQATGEWAPLNEAWATMETYMIPQAADQPTNSFYNPQKPATYAAEYNHPSGYPSQLNTSGTVGVDPLANELKSTYGTSDIYQMHWLADVDNVYGFGNAPGPGCQLGPDHEGVSLINTFQRGPQESVWETIPQPTCDDFTFGGRNGFLDIFTGDASYAKQWKFTSASDADARAVEAVYWANKWATEQGKAAEVAGTVAKAAKLGDYLRYTLFDKYFKTIGCTSPSCPAGTGRDSAHYLLSWYMAWGGATDAAAGWSWRISSSHAHFGYQNPFAAWALSNDAKLTPKSPTAKSDWTKAMDRQLEFYTWLQSSNGPIAGGATNSWDGAYAQPPAGTPTFYGMAYTEAPVYVDPPSNQWFGMQAWGVQRVAELYYETGNAKAKRVLDKWVPWVVANIKVNGADWSVPSELTWSGKPDTWNAANPGANAGLTVTLKSSGQDVGVAGDTARALLFYAARSGDTASRDKAKALLDAIWENNQDELGVAAPETRGDYQRFDDAYVANGNGVYVPSSFSGTMPNGDVIKPGVSFLDIRSFYKQDPQWSKVETALRTGVNPTFTYHRFWSQTAIAGALADYARLFEGGGPTPTPTVTPTPTVTPTPTVTPTPTVTPTPTVTPTVTPTPTVTPTPTRNPTAACSVRYTSNEWNTGFTASVRITNTGTTALSGWNLRFDLTGGQRVQQGWSAQWAQSGQTVTATNAAWNGTLAAGASVEIGYNGSHTGQNPRPTAFSLNGSTCTTG is encoded by the coding sequence ATGTCCTCATCCACCCGACGGCGTGCCGTCAGGACGGCCTGGGCCGTCCTGACCGCCACGTCGCTCGTGGGCATCGCGGGCGTCCAGTCCGCGATCGCCCTCGCGGGGCCGACGGCGCAGAACGCGCCCGTCGCCGCGGCGGCCGCGCCGGCCGACTCCGAGTACGCCCAACGGTTCCTCGAGCAGTACGAGAAGATCAAGGACCCGGCCAACGGGTACTTCAGCCCGCAGGGCATCCCGTACCACGCGGTCGAGACCCTCATGGTCGAGGCGCCCGACTACGGCCACATGACGACGTCCGAGGCGTACAGCTACTGGCTGTGGCTCGAGGCGCTCTACGGCCAGGCCACCGGTGAGTGGGCCCCGCTGAACGAGGCGTGGGCCACCATGGAGACCTACATGATCCCGCAGGCTGCGGACCAGCCGACGAACTCGTTCTACAACCCGCAGAAGCCCGCCACGTACGCGGCGGAGTACAACCACCCGAGCGGCTACCCCTCGCAGCTCAACACGAGCGGCACGGTGGGTGTCGACCCGCTCGCCAACGAGCTGAAGTCGACCTACGGCACGTCGGACATCTACCAGATGCACTGGCTCGCGGACGTCGACAACGTCTACGGCTTCGGCAACGCGCCCGGCCCCGGCTGCCAGCTCGGCCCGGACCACGAGGGCGTCTCGCTCATCAACACGTTCCAGCGCGGCCCGCAGGAGTCGGTCTGGGAGACCATCCCGCAGCCCACCTGCGACGACTTCACGTTCGGCGGGCGGAACGGCTTCCTCGACATCTTCACCGGTGACGCGTCGTACGCGAAGCAGTGGAAGTTCACGTCCGCGTCGGACGCCGACGCACGCGCCGTCGAGGCCGTCTACTGGGCCAACAAGTGGGCGACGGAGCAGGGCAAGGCGGCCGAGGTGGCCGGCACGGTGGCCAAGGCCGCCAAGCTCGGTGACTACCTGCGCTACACGCTGTTCGACAAGTACTTCAAGACGATCGGCTGCACCTCGCCGTCGTGCCCCGCGGGCACCGGCCGCGACAGCGCGCACTACCTGCTGTCCTGGTACATGGCGTGGGGCGGCGCGACCGACGCGGCGGCCGGCTGGTCGTGGCGCATCAGCTCCTCGCACGCGCACTTCGGGTACCAGAACCCGTTCGCGGCGTGGGCGCTGTCCAACGACGCGAAGCTGACGCCGAAGTCCCCGACCGCCAAGTCGGACTGGACGAAGGCCATGGACCGCCAGCTCGAGTTCTACACGTGGCTGCAGTCGAGCAACGGCCCGATCGCCGGTGGCGCCACCAACAGCTGGGACGGTGCGTACGCGCAGCCCCCGGCCGGCACCCCGACGTTCTACGGCATGGCCTACACCGAGGCGCCCGTGTACGTCGACCCACCGTCGAACCAGTGGTTCGGCATGCAGGCGTGGGGCGTGCAGCGCGTCGCGGAGCTCTACTACGAGACCGGCAACGCGAAGGCCAAGCGGGTCCTCGACAAGTGGGTCCCGTGGGTCGTCGCGAACATCAAGGTGAACGGCGCCGACTGGTCGGTGCCGAGCGAGCTCACGTGGTCCGGCAAGCCCGACACGTGGAACGCGGCGAACCCGGGCGCCAACGCGGGCCTCACCGTCACGCTGAAGAGCTCGGGCCAGGACGTCGGCGTCGCCGGCGACACCGCCCGTGCGCTCCTCTTCTACGCCGCCCGCTCGGGCGACACCGCGTCGCGCGACAAGGCGAAGGCCCTGCTCGACGCCATCTGGGAGAACAACCAGGACGAGCTCGGTGTCGCGGCGCCGGAGACGCGCGGGGACTACCAGCGCTTCGACGACGCGTACGTGGCGAACGGCAACGGCGTGTACGTGCCGTCGTCCTTCTCGGGCACGATGCCGAACGGCGACGTCATCAAGCCGGGCGTCTCCTTCCTCGACATCCGGTCCTTCTACAAGCAGGACCCGCAGTGGTCGAAGGTGGAGACCGCGCTGCGCACGGGCGTGAACCCCACGTTCACGTACCACCGGTTCTGGTCGCAGACGGCGATCGCCGGCGCACTGGCCGACTACGCCCGCCTGTTCGAGGGCGGCGGCCCGACGCCGACGCCCACCGTGACGCCGACGCCCACGGTCACGCCCACGCCGACGGTGACGCCGACGCCGACGGTCACGCCGACGCCGACGGTCACGCCGACGGTGACGCCGACCCCCACGGTCACGCCGACCCCGACGCGGAACCCGACCGCGGCCTGCTCGGTCCGCTACACCAGCAACGAGTGGAACACGGGCTTCACCGCGTCGGTGCGCATCACCAACACCGGCACGACGGCCCTGTCCGGGTGGAACCTGCGGTTCGACCTGACGGGCGGTCAGCGGGTGCAGCAGGGCTGGAGCGCCCAGTGGGCGCAGTCCGGCCAGACCGTGACGGCGACGAACGCGGCGTGGAACGGCACGCTCGCGGCCGGCGCCTCGGTCGAGATCGGGTACAACGGCTCGCACACCGGCCAGAACCCGAGGCCGACCGCGTTCAGCCTGAACGGCTCCACCTGCACCACCGGCTGA
- a CDS encoding metallophosphoesterase translates to MHPSLTALRPALRTVGGLALAGGAGVTWSLVEARWYALREVTVPVLPAGQAPLRVLHVSDLHLTPGQRRKVDWVRDLATLDPHLVVDTGDNWAHRDSMPALLRALEPLLALPGAFVLGSNDYVAPMPKNPARYLLPDARRAPARPPVELPWRELVARLTSAGWTDLSNRRDALEVDGRRLSLVGTDDAHLEQDRFPAAGGPDDARARSDRRDAPDIDLHVGVTHAPYRRVLDAMHADGVDLMIAGHTHGGQLTVPLWGALTTNCDLDTGRAKGLHGWPGARPDRAGGAGSAWLHVSAGLGTSPYAPVRFACRPEATLLTLVAA, encoded by the coding sequence GTGCACCCCTCGCTCACCGCGCTCCGCCCTGCCCTGCGCACCGTCGGCGGGCTCGCGCTCGCCGGCGGCGCCGGTGTCACCTGGTCGCTCGTGGAGGCGCGCTGGTACGCCTTGCGCGAGGTGACCGTCCCGGTGCTGCCGGCCGGTCAGGCCCCGCTGCGCGTCCTGCACGTGTCGGACCTGCACCTGACCCCCGGTCAGCGGCGCAAGGTCGACTGGGTCCGCGACCTCGCGACGCTCGACCCGCACCTCGTCGTCGACACCGGGGACAACTGGGCGCACCGCGACTCCATGCCGGCCCTGCTGCGGGCGCTCGAGCCGCTGCTGGCCCTGCCCGGGGCGTTCGTGCTCGGGTCGAACGACTACGTCGCCCCGATGCCGAAGAACCCGGCGCGGTACCTGCTCCCGGACGCGCGCCGCGCGCCGGCCCGCCCGCCCGTGGAGCTGCCGTGGCGCGAGCTCGTCGCCCGGCTGACGTCGGCCGGGTGGACGGACCTGTCCAACCGCCGCGACGCTCTCGAGGTCGACGGCCGCCGGCTGTCGCTCGTCGGCACCGACGACGCCCACCTCGAGCAGGACCGCTTCCCGGCGGCGGGCGGACCCGACGACGCGCGGGCGCGCAGCGACCGCCGGGACGCACCGGACATCGACCTGCACGTCGGCGTCACGCACGCGCCCTACCGCCGGGTGCTGGACGCGATGCACGCCGACGGCGTCGACCTGATGATCGCCGGGCACACCCACGGCGGGCAGCTCACCGTGCCGCTGTGGGGCGCGCTGACGACGAACTGCGACCTCGACACCGGGCGCGCCAAGGGCCTGCACGGCTGGCCGGGGGCGCGCCCCGACCGGGCGGGCGGCGCCGGGTCGGCGTGGTTGCACGTGTCGGCCGGCCTGGGCACGTCGCCGTACGCACCGGTGCGGTTCGCGTGCCGGCCGGAGGCGACGCTGCTGACGCTCGTCGCCGCCTGA